Part of the Corynebacterium canis genome is shown below.
CGGCCGCCACGATGCGAGGGCGCTCCGACCTGTTTGGCTCGCCGGAGATAATTGCCCGCGTCACGGCGGTGCGTTCCGCGCAGATCGTGAGCCCGAACGAAGCGTTTTCAACGTTGCATCCGGTGACCACTCGGCCGTTCGAAAACAGCAGGGCGGCGCCTACCGGAAAGTCGGAATACGGAGCGTACGCGTGTTGCGCAGCTTCGCGAGCCAGTTCGAGAAGTTCGGAATCGGTGGGGGTCATGGGTGCCTCCTCGCGACACTGATTAACACTTGATAAACATACCCTTGACAATTGTTCTAGCCCTCATGATAATCGGAGGTAGGCCAGCACACAAGAACCTCACCATCGTGACTCATATCACTTATTTTCTATCGCTATCATCCCTAAGGAGCACCTCATGGCCGAGAAATTTGACGCCGTAGACGTCATTCGCACCAAACGTGACCACCACCGCCTGAGCGCGGAACAAATCGCATGGGTGATCGATGCCTACACGCGCGGCGTCGTTGCAGACGAACAAATGGCCGCCCTAAACATGGCGATCTTCCTCAACGGCATGGACCACGATGAGATCAATGCTTGGACCGCCGCCATGATTGAAACAGGCGAGCGAATGCACTTCGGCGCGCTCAACCGCCCCGTCGTCGACAAACATTCCACCGGCGGCGTCGGCGACAAAATCACCCTCCCGCTCGCACCGCTTGTCGCGGTTTTCGACGTCGCGGTTCCGCAACTGTCCGGGCGCGGGCTCGGCCACACCGGCGGCACCCTGGACAAACTCGAATCTATTCCCGGTTGGCAAGCGAGCGTATCCAAGGAACGCATGATGGAGATCCTGGCAGACCCCGGCTGCATTATCTGCGCCGCCGGACCGGGACTCGCACCCGCCGACAAAAAGATCTATGCGCTGCGCGATATCACCGCTACTGTCGAAAGCATTCCACTGATCGCCAGTTCGATTATGAGCAAGAAGATCGCGGAAGGCACCGACTCACTGGTGCTCGATGTCAAGGTCGGCTCTGGGGCGTTTATGAAGAACATCGACACCGCCCGCGAGCTCGCCAGCACAATGGTCCAATTGGGTAAAGACGCCGGCGTAACCACCGTGGCGCTGTTGACCGACATGGAGCATCCGCTTGGCCGCGCCGTCGGAAATGCCCTTGAGGTGCAGGAATCGGTGGACATTTTGGCTGGCGGAGGCCCCGACGACGTGCGCGAGCTCACCATCGCGTTGGCGCGGGAAATGCTGACGCTGGCTGGGAAACCCGATGTTGATATCGCTGCGGCACTCGATGACGGCCGCGCCATGGATGTGTGGAAGCGCATGATTACCGCACAAAATGGCGATCCCGATGCGCCTCTTCCGCAAGCCAAACATACGCACGAAATCACCGCCGATCGCGACGGCTACCTCAGCACCCTGGATGCCCTCGCGGTAGGTGTGGCCAGCTGGCGGCTTGGGGCTGGGCGGGCCCGTAAAGAGGACCCCGTGCAGGCTGGCGCCGGTATCACCCTGCACGCCGGATTCGGCGAGCGTGTGCGGCGTGGCCAACCGTTGTTCACCCTGCATACGGATACCCCCGATCGCTTCGAGCGCGCCCTCGAAGCGCTCACGCCAGGGTTTGCCATCACCGATTCCGCGCCCTCGATGCCAGAATCTGTCATCCTTGAGCGCATCGACTAATTCGCACACTTTATTGAGGAGATTTCGCACCATGACCACTCGCGCGGACGTCGCCGCTATGATCGATCACACCCTGCTCAAGCCGGAAGCGACCCACGCCCAAGTTGCCGAACTCGCCGCAGAAGCAGAGCGGCTAGGCACGTTTTCAATCTGTGTTTCCCCGTCGATGCTGCCGGTCGCGGTACCGGAGGGCGTGGCGGTGGCCACCGTCGTCGGATTCCCGTCCGGCGCCGTGCACCCATCGATCAAGGCGGCGGAGGCGGCCCAGGCAATCAGCCAGGGCGCGGACGAGGTCGATATGGTGATCAACCTCGCGCTGGCCAAGGAAGGTCGCTGGGATGACCTCCGCGATGAAATCGCCGAGATCAAACAAGCATGCGGAAATGCCCTCCTCAAAGTTATTATCGAATCCGCTGCGCTTACCGACGCTGAAATCGTCGCGTGTTGCCGTGCCGCCGAGGCCGCGGGCGCAGACTTTGTAAAGACCTCCACCGGATTCCACCCAGCCGGCGGCGCCTCCGTACATGCCGTCAAACTCATGAGCGAAACTGTGGGCGGGCGCCTAGGCGTCAAGGCCTCCGGAGGCATCCGCACCCCCGAAGCCGCGCTCGCCATGATCGAAGCTGGCGCCACCCGCCTCGGCCTCTCCGCTTCCGCCGCCATTCTCGACGGCCTTCCCGACGAAGAAAGTGCACAATGAACACCCTGCAACGCGCCAGGTTTTGGCGTGACCACGACCCCGATCCAAACACCCGTTCCATTATCACGCAGCTTATCGACGCCGCGATCAACGGCGACGCAACCGCCGAAACCGAGCTCGCCTCCCGCTTCTCCGGACCACTCACATTTGGGACCGCAGGCCTGCGCGGCGAGGTAGGTGCTGGGGAAAGCCGCATGAACCGCGCCGTCGTAATCCGAGCAACGGCGGGATTGGTGTCGTGGCTTCAAACAAAGGTTCAAACCCCGGTTGTGGTCGTCGGCTGCGACGCCCGCCACGGCTCCGCCGAATTCCAGCGCGACGTCGCAGAAGTCGTCTCCGGAGCCGGCGGAAAGGCGCTCCTCCTACCCGCGCAACTACCCACCCCAGTCACCGCCTTCGCCGTACGTGCGTTCGGAGCGGATGCCGGCGCAATGGTCACCGCCTCACACAACCCGCCAGCCGACAATGGTTACAAGGTATATCTCGGCGGCCGCATCGCTCTCGGTGCAGGTAACGGGGTACAAATCGTCGCACCGGCGGATGCGGAAATCACGGCGCATATCACCGCCATGCCGCCCGCAGACGAGATACCGCGCTCCGCCGACAATATCGAACACGTCGACGTTATTGAGGATTACCTGAAACGTGCCGCAACGCGCGGTACCCCCAAGCCATTGCGCATCGTGCTGACCCCAATGCACGGCGTCGGCGGTTGCGTCGCGGTGAAAGCACTCGCCGCCGCAGGATTCGACGATGTCCACTTGGTATCCGAACAAGCGCTCCCCGACCCGGACTTCCCCACGGTTTCCTTCCCTAACCCGGAAGAACCCGGCGCTCTCGACCTTGCGTTCGCATTGGCCACCGAGTTAAACGCAGATCTTATCCTCGCACTGGATCCCGACGCCGACCGTTGCGCGGCAGCAATCCCAACCGCCACAGGCTGGCGCCAACTTTCCGGAGATGAAACCGGCGCCTTGCTGGGCGAATACCTAGCAAAACGCGCAGACGGCAAAGGAACGATGGCCAACTCTATCGTTTCTGGCCGCCTGCTCGCCCGCATCGCGGCGGCGCACGGGCTGCATCACGAAACCACGCTCACGGGGTTTAAGTGGATCGCCCGCACGCCCGAACTCATATTTGGTTACGAGGAAGCGATTGGGTATTGCACCGACCCCGAGTTCGTCCGCGATAAAGACGGCATCACCGCGTGCATTACCATGGCCAGCCTCGTTGCCGAGCTCAAAGCACAGGGCCGGACGGTCGAAGACGCGCTGGCAGACCTCGCGCGGCAACACGGCCTGCACGCCACGGCACCGTTGACCTTCCGGGTATCCGACCTGCAACAAATCGCCGACGGCATGGCGAAACTACGTGCGAATCCGCCGGCGGCGCTCGCGGGCTCGGAAGTGGTGGAGTTCGCCGACCTTGCGGACGGCTACCAAAGCTTACCCGGCACGGACGGGGTGCTTATCCGCACCGCCGCCGACGACCGCGTAATCGTCCGCCCATCCGGCACGGAACCCAAACTCAAGTGCTATTTAGAGGTAGTGCTCCCCGTCGCGGACGAAGTGCCCACTGCGGCGGCTCAAGAACGCCTTGCTTCCCTGAAGCAAGAGATCGCCGCAGCTGTGGGCATGGCGATGCCCTAACCGAGCAATTGTTCGGCCAACTTGGAAAGGTCCCGCGGCCAGTATTCCTCGCTTCGAGGATTCAGCGTCCCGGGGCCAGGCTCGCAGGCATCCACAACCTTCCGCCAGCGCTCTGGGATGGCATCCACCCCATACACTGCGCCCAACAATGATCCACAGACCGCACCGTTCGAATCGGTGTCGCCGCCCAAGCTGATCGCGTGCACCACGGCGTCCTCAAAGCTATCGCCGTGGGCAAGCTCCCAAACCGCCTGGAAAAACGCATTCTTGGCGGACTTCATTCTAAACATCAAGTCGCGCTTCCCACCCGCGCGCGCCGCAGCCACAAGCTCGCGAACAACGGCGCTCGGATCAGCAGCCAGCAACTCCAATACTTCCTCCGCGGAAAGCTCGTCACGGATCGCGGCTGCAATCGCAACAACATACGCCTGATTCACTTCCTGGCAAATATGGTGCGGGTGCGTAATCAGACAATCCTTAACCGCTAATTCGCGGGCCTCCGCCTCAGAAAAACGGGAAGCGAAAATGCCGAGCGGGCTCACCCGCATCAACGCACCGTTGGCCTGACTCGTTTCATCAAGGCGGTCCCGAAGCAGCGCGCTGGATACCGTTGCCCCAATATCAACGGGTTCCGACCGTGCCCACTTGCGATACGCTTCCCGCACGTCATCAACGTCATACCCGTCGTTTCGCACGATACTGTGCGCCAATACCAGCGCCATTTCCGTGTCGTCCGTCGGCTGACCCGCAATGATATTGTGCGCACCGCCGTCCTGTAACTCCCGAATCCCGTCCGGATACATCTCCTTAATTGCCTCCGGTGACCGAAACTCCACCGAAGCGCCCAAATTATCGCCAATTGCCTGCCCATACAACACGCCTTGGGCGCGATCTAATGCAGAGACCATTACGCCGACTCCTTCCCTTACAACCTCAACGCAGTTGCCCCCAATGGTAAGGCGCTACCGGATGCAACAAGGTTGGATCCTCCAAGTGGGGGTACCAAACGCGGGTACGACAGGTCACCTAAGTGACAGGCCCAGCAAAAATCCCACAAGCAGGCGTACCGAAGTCACCGCAAAACCCGCGGCCCTTAATCCTTTAAAGTCCTCACCAATACCCGCAGTGCGGTTCTGAGCTCTTTGAATTGCCAACCGCATTACCGATTCGTCGAATCGTAAACTCTGGTTCCTGGTCTTTTCGTACTTCGGATCATGCCTTTTAAGCTGTTCCAAGCACTCCTTTTGTGTCGCCACGTTGTGCCCATCGCAATAATGAAGCAGAATCCAATACTCGAATTGAGGCTTACTGTATGCAATGTTGCGGTCATCACGGCTCAACGCCCAGTACGCAAGCTCCGCGAAAGCCTGATCATCTCGCCCATCGTCATCAATAACCAACCACGCGGGATCACCCGATCGCAACAAGCCTCGTCGTTTATACTCTTCAACGACTTCAACCATCGACGCCAAAACATGTTTCGGCTCAGTTCCCCGCGATGTCTGACGGCAATCTACTTTTACATTCAGCCCAGAATGTGCGGCATCCCCCAGCAGCAGTGGGTTAGTGAAGTAGAGTTTTTCCGTCTTGCCTTCAGTAACAATAAGCACAAGTCGCCGATAATCACGCGTATTATTTTTCCTTGCTTTTGGCCGCAGTTGACGTTTATTCATCGCAGCACGCGGCAACCGCTATTCACCGCCTAGAGCCGAAAATTGCTCCGCTAGCTGAAATCCAGAAATATGCGGGACGCCGCCGAACCGGCCTTGCAAATAACTCTTCCGGATATCCTTATCGTTCCTCAAACCACGATACTCATTTAGCCCAATAAGCCGTGACTCACCTTGCAGATCTTTCTCCACAATCCAGATCTCATCTCGTCGGAAATAATCCAAGTCCATCAATAATAGGTCGTGAGCAGTGAAAATCAATTGTGCACGGGTATCCTTCGTGCATGAATCAAGATATCCTTGAATAATCTGTTGTACCACTTGTGTATGCAGACTTTGATCAAGCTCATCGATGAGCAAAATCGGAGGTTCCGGATGATTCGCAGCTAACCACAACCACGGAAGTATGGCAATTATTCGTTTAGTACCTTCCGACTGGTCACGCCATTCCAGAACAACCTCGCCCCCATCTTCGCCTTGATGAACGAAGCCCACGTGATGTATCGAAACCTCTGCCTCAGCATCCACTGCGAGCACGAACAACCTGCCATTTCTCACAACGTACACCTCGCGACCAAAGTCCATAAACTCAGGAAAACGCTCCTCGATCTCCTGCTCAGAAAATGGACTTTCCTCAACATTTAAAGGCGTAAAATTCAGACGGACAACTCCAATACTTAATGCAGAAAGAGCCTGTCCGATTGTGTTAATTTTGTATGCACCCAACATAAATACATCATCGGACACGGGCGACGCCCAAACAATGCGATCAAGAAACGCAAATGGTGCCAAGTAATCCGTAAACTCCGAATTCCCCGCAAACATTTGCGCTACCATCGAGGCAAACGCTTGTGCAGGCTTGACGTTCTTTACCAACTCCGCCAGCAATACGTTGTCGGATAGCAATCCAAGCTGCACCTCCGCTTCGCTTCGATCAAAAATCATTAATTCATTTTCTGCACGTATCAAATACAAGTATTCCTCGATAACTCGCCCCTTGCGCACAGCTAAGAAATAGGTATACATCTGCCCGTGATGCATGAAAATTACCTTGAAAGTAGTCGGTTCTTGCCTAGCCATTGCCGACAATTTAAAGGCACAGTTCGCTACACGTGCGACGCTCATTCCACCAACAACTATTGAACGTAACTGCCACAATGCATCCAAAAGATTACTTTTGCCGGAAGCATTGGCCCCATAGATCGCGGCAATAGGATTAACAGATATTCGATACCTGCTTTCAAATCGCGGCACACGATGACGAAACCTCTGCTCACGGCTTGAGCGCATCGTCAACAGCGTAGAGTCCCGAAAAGACCGGAAATTTGAAAACTCGAACTCAACCAACACGAGACAGACCTCCTCCCTAAACCCTACGTTAGACGAGAAAATTCCGCATCAATCGCATCCGACCATCCAACAATCAACGAAACGCCGCTTATCGACGCCCCGCCAGCCGCGACCGACCGCGAATATAACGCCGTTTTCCTCGATTTCTACCCCCGTTTTTGGGTATTTTTCAGACCAATTTTGCGCCGACATCAGGCTTGTTGCTAGCGATTTCTCCACTTAACACTTCTGCAGCATCCCCGCAGCTCACAACGGCAAAGGCAACCGCTTTTGAACGATACAGCTGGAGCCGTTCGGGCACCCGTTTTCACACCAGGAAATTTAAGCCTTACGCAGCATAAACACTGGTAGAAGATATGTCACGTATGTAGGGTTTGTGTTGTACCAGCAAGGGACAATCAATTCGGGATTTCGGGAGGTGACGCGACCAACATGAGGCAAGCTGAAAACGTTGTGCTGGACGCGGCGTCGTCACCCCGCTTTTTGCCGGAAATCTGCGCAGAAGGCGCTGCGCAACTCGAGGCCATGCGGCTCGTTGCTCGGATGCTGCTGGATGTCACCGCTGGCGTGGATATGTCCACGGAGGATCTGCATACGCTCAGCGGGGAACTTGCGGCGAAGCTGGGGCACGCGCATTCGATGCGCGAGGTGGAACGCGCGATCAGTTGGTGTGCCCGCCTGCACACCGAGCTTCCCACGTTTCGCACACTGTTTAAAACGCGGGGGCTGGTGTCATGGCGGCACATGATAAGCATGGAACGTGTTTTTGAACGCCTAGAAGAACCGCTCACCCCGCAACAATGCGGCACAATCGACGCTGCGCTGGTGGAAAAGTTCACCGCTACCGTCCCCGGACAAGATATACCCAGCCCCGCCGAAGTATCACACTGGCTCGAGGAAATTGTGCGCGAGATGCTGCTTCCAACGGAGACGGCGGACACGAAACCAAACACAGTTGCGCTGTCTTCGGGCGCCAATGGCGGTAACGCATTGCTGACCGCAGAATTATCAGACATGGACGCCAAGGTGGTCTTTGACACGATTGAGGTGTTTGCCAAACAGCACGAGGTAAGCAAATCGGAAGCGTTGGTAACCTTGGTATGCAACCGGCCCGAGGGCACCGATGTGGTGAGCAAGCTCGTGCTTGTGGGGTTCGGTTCGCCGCGCCCAGAGGAAACCGTGGATGCCACATGGCTGTATAACACCGGACCCGTCACCGCCGCTCAGCGCGCCAAATTGGGCTCCGTGCGGAAGGTGTATTACGACGCTCACCAGGTGGCTAAGCAATGCCGGCGCGAACACGAACCTAGTTTCGAGCTGCGGGCGACCATTTGGCTACGGGACCTTACATGCCGCTATCCCGGCTGCAACGTACCCGCACACAAGTGCGACATCGACCACGTGATCAACCACGCCGCCGGCGGGTGGACCACCGCCTCGAACCTGCAAAGCTTGTGCCGGAAGCATCATAACGCGAAAACCGACCGGCGAGTCCGGGCAACAATGAACTCCAAAGGGCACGTCACCTGGCATCGCGCCAACGGCGCCTTCATCGGGACAACCCTGCCCAAAGGTCCCCTGGCGGGGCTTGAGGGATTGATCGGCGGCATCACCACGCGGCATTCCGGGAAAACCTCAAAGGACGACAACACCAATCCGCCGATCCGCAACGGGCTCG
Proteins encoded:
- the deoC gene encoding deoxyribose-phosphate aldolase, yielding MTTRADVAAMIDHTLLKPEATHAQVAELAAEAERLGTFSICVSPSMLPVAVPEGVAVATVVGFPSGAVHPSIKAAEAAQAISQGADEVDMVINLALAKEGRWDDLRDEIAEIKQACGNALLKVIIESAALTDAEIVACCRAAEAAGADFVKTSTGFHPAGGASVHAVKLMSETVGGRLGVKASGGIRTPEAALAMIEAGATRLGLSASAAILDGLPDEESAQ
- a CDS encoding phospho-sugar mutase, with the protein product MNTLQRARFWRDHDPDPNTRSIITQLIDAAINGDATAETELASRFSGPLTFGTAGLRGEVGAGESRMNRAVVIRATAGLVSWLQTKVQTPVVVVGCDARHGSAEFQRDVAEVVSGAGGKALLLPAQLPTPVTAFAVRAFGADAGAMVTASHNPPADNGYKVYLGGRIALGAGNGVQIVAPADAEITAHITAMPPADEIPRSADNIEHVDVIEDYLKRAATRGTPKPLRIVLTPMHGVGGCVAVKALAAAGFDDVHLVSEQALPDPDFPTVSFPNPEEPGALDLAFALATELNADLILALDPDADRCAAAIPTATGWRQLSGDETGALLGEYLAKRADGKGTMANSIVSGRLLARIAAAHGLHHETTLTGFKWIARTPELIFGYEEAIGYCTDPEFVRDKDGITACITMASLVAELKAQGRTVEDALADLARQHGLHATAPLTFRVSDLQQIADGMAKLRANPPAALAGSEVVEFADLADGYQSLPGTDGVLIRTAADDRVIVRPSGTEPKLKCYLEVVLPVADEVPTAAAQERLASLKQEIAAAVGMAMP
- a CDS encoding ADP-ribosylglycohydrolase family protein, with protein sequence MVSALDRAQGVLYGQAIGDNLGASVEFRSPEAIKEMYPDGIRELQDGGAHNIIAGQPTDDTEMALVLAHSIVRNDGYDVDDVREAYRKWARSEPVDIGATVSSALLRDRLDETSQANGALMRVSPLGIFASRFSEAEARELAVKDCLITHPHHICQEVNQAYVVAIAAAIRDELSAEEVLELLAADPSAVVRELVAAARAGGKRDLMFRMKSAKNAFFQAVWELAHGDSFEDAVVHAISLGGDTDSNGAVCGSLLGAVYGVDAIPERWRKVVDACEPGPGTLNPRSEEYWPRDLSKLAEQLLG
- a CDS encoding cytidine deaminase, giving the protein MTPTDSELLELAREAAQHAYAPYSDFPVGAALLFSNGRVVTGCNVENASFGLTICAERTAVTRAIISGEPNRSERPRIVAAAVVGLKAQPCYPCGACRQVLSEFGCERVIVAEHDRAHSVPFAELLPYAFGPDSL
- a CDS encoding HNH endonuclease signature motif containing protein, whose product is MRQAENVVLDAASSPRFLPEICAEGAAQLEAMRLVARMLLDVTAGVDMSTEDLHTLSGELAAKLGHAHSMREVERAISWCARLHTELPTFRTLFKTRGLVSWRHMISMERVFERLEEPLTPQQCGTIDAALVEKFTATVPGQDIPSPAEVSHWLEEIVREMLLPTETADTKPNTVALSSGANGGNALLTAELSDMDAKVVFDTIEVFAKQHEVSKSEALVTLVCNRPEGTDVVSKLVLVGFGSPRPEETVDATWLYNTGPVTAAQRAKLGSVRKVYYDAHQVAKQCRREHEPSFELRATIWLRDLTCRYPGCNVPAHKCDIDHVINHAAGGWTTASNLQSLCRKHHNAKTDRRVRATMNSKGHVTWHRANGAFIGTTLPKGPLAGLEGLIGGITTRHSGKTSKDDNTNPPIRNGLGRWGYTLEQKRRRIRRFIKLRAQGADPPQADTCLPHPAGRG
- a CDS encoding thymidine phosphorylase; translation: MAEKFDAVDVIRTKRDHHRLSAEQIAWVIDAYTRGVVADEQMAALNMAIFLNGMDHDEINAWTAAMIETGERMHFGALNRPVVDKHSTGGVGDKITLPLAPLVAVFDVAVPQLSGRGLGHTGGTLDKLESIPGWQASVSKERMMEILADPGCIICAAGPGLAPADKKIYALRDITATVESIPLIASSIMSKKIAEGTDSLVLDVKVGSGAFMKNIDTARELASTMVQLGKDAGVTTVALLTDMEHPLGRAVGNALEVQESVDILAGGGPDDVRELTIALAREMLTLAGKPDVDIAAALDDGRAMDVWKRMITAQNGDPDAPLPQAKHTHEITADRDGYLSTLDALAVGVASWRLGAGRARKEDPVQAGAGITLHAGFGERVRRGQPLFTLHTDTPDRFERALEALTPGFAITDSAPSMPESVILERID
- a CDS encoding AAA family ATPase, which encodes MRSSREQRFRHRVPRFESRYRISVNPIAAIYGANASGKSNLLDALWQLRSIVVGGMSVARVANCAFKLSAMARQEPTTFKVIFMHHGQMYTYFLAVRKGRVIEEYLYLIRAENELMIFDRSEAEVQLGLLSDNVLLAELVKNVKPAQAFASMVAQMFAGNSEFTDYLAPFAFLDRIVWASPVSDDVFMLGAYKINTIGQALSALSIGVVRLNFTPLNVEESPFSEQEIEERFPEFMDFGREVYVVRNGRLFVLAVDAEAEVSIHHVGFVHQGEDGGEVVLEWRDQSEGTKRIIAILPWLWLAANHPEPPILLIDELDQSLHTQVVQQIIQGYLDSCTKDTRAQLIFTAHDLLLMDLDYFRRDEIWIVEKDLQGESRLIGLNEYRGLRNDKDIRKSYLQGRFGGVPHISGFQLAEQFSALGGE
- a CDS encoding RloB family protein; this translates as MNKRQLRPKARKNNTRDYRRLVLIVTEGKTEKLYFTNPLLLGDAAHSGLNVKVDCRQTSRGTEPKHVLASMVEVVEEYKRRGLLRSGDPAWLVIDDDGRDDQAFAELAYWALSRDDRNIAYSKPQFEYWILLHYCDGHNVATQKECLEQLKRHDPKYEKTRNQSLRFDESVMRLAIQRAQNRTAGIGEDFKGLRAAGFAVTSVRLLVGFLLGLSLR